The following proteins are encoded in a genomic region of Helicobacter macacae MIT 99-5501:
- a CDS encoding phospholipase D family protein codes for MNDTLTFLALFLICFVLAGCASIVPSTHYLKSKPQSDFEERDWLSTPIALPYLEELQEPQKSGALLVSEGSHAILHRISLARMARYSIEIQTYIYKNELASRVLMHEIYEAANRGVKVKILIDDNGLDSDYSDVIALNHHPNIQVRIFNPYRNRIKLFRLPEMILRFDKINRRMHNKLFIADNMALIIGGRNIADSYFDSSVNVNFADTEAFFIGKIAKDAKESFKQYWEYHRSIPVEFLPSKRKMRKFMKHYPKIIKSLESDEEKWEEYSQAINEAIDNYQQKQNKMYWGEAKLIADDVKKIDERNPTSKIYEELKDIWEGTNDSIYISSAYLVPGKRGLKMMQDSIQNGLNLFVLTNSLSSTDSLPVYAAWERYRDSLVRLGAQVYEYRRGEDKIKIRGRASKGASLHSKVLVFDKQITWIGSFNLDPRSTVINTEVMATFDNAEFATEATKLIHIDMQRAWRLELQGSKSNKNDESRGGKLRWCAPEYVEDSADEANKQSSLIDDFVREGGELCYKHSPDTSAFLRLLNVFMRLLPENQI; via the coding sequence ATGAATGACACACTTACCTTTTTAGCTCTGTTTTTGATATGCTTTGTGCTAGCAGGCTGTGCTTCCATAGTCCCTAGCACGCACTATCTCAAGTCCAAGCCACAAAGCGATTTTGAAGAGAGGGATTGGCTATCTACTCCTATCGCCCTGCCCTACTTAGAAGAACTACAAGAGCCTCAAAAAAGTGGTGCACTGCTAGTGAGTGAGGGAAGCCACGCGATACTTCATCGCATAAGCCTAGCGCGAATGGCACGCTACTCTATCGAAATCCAAACATATATCTACAAAAACGAGCTTGCTTCACGCGTGCTTATGCACGAAATCTATGAAGCAGCAAATCGTGGCGTAAAGGTAAAAATTCTAATCGATGATAACGGACTAGACTCGGACTACTCTGATGTCATCGCTCTAAATCATCACCCAAATATACAAGTGCGGATTTTTAACCCCTACCGAAATAGAATCAAACTTTTTCGATTGCCAGAGATGATTTTGCGATTTGACAAAATCAATCGCCGTATGCACAACAAACTTTTTATCGCGGACAATATGGCTCTAATCATCGGTGGGCGAAATATCGCTGATAGCTACTTTGACTCTAGTGTGAATGTAAATTTTGCCGATACAGAAGCGTTTTTCATCGGCAAAATTGCCAAAGACGCCAAAGAAAGTTTCAAGCAGTATTGGGAATATCATCGCTCTATTCCTGTGGAGTTTTTGCCCTCAAAGCGTAAGATGAGGAAATTTATGAAGCACTATCCCAAAATCATCAAATCCCTAGAATCTGATGAGGAAAAGTGGGAAGAATACTCCCAAGCCATAAATGAAGCTATCGATAACTATCAGCAAAAACAAAATAAAATGTATTGGGGGGAGGCAAAACTCATAGCCGATGATGTAAAAAAAATCGATGAGCGCAATCCCACAAGCAAAATCTATGAGGAGCTAAAAGACATTTGGGAGGGCACAAATGATAGTATCTATATCTCATCAGCATACCTTGTCCCGGGCAAAAGAGGACTAAAAATGATGCAAGATTCTATCCAAAACGGGCTAAATCTATTTGTGCTTACAAACTCTCTCTCAAGCACGGACTCACTCCCTGTGTATGCAGCGTGGGAGAGGTATAGAGATAGTCTTGTGCGGCTTGGAGCACAAGTGTATGAATACCGCAGAGGCGAGGACAAAATCAAAATACGCGGACGAGCTTCCAAAGGTGCAAGCCTGCATAGCAAAGTGCTAGTCTTTGATAAGCAAATCACTTGGATTGGCAGCTTCAATCTAGACCCCCGCTCAACTGTGATAAACACCGAAGTAATGGCGACTTTTGATAATGCAGAATTTGCCACAGAAGCCACAAAACTTATCCACATAGATATGCAAAGAGCGTGGAGGCTAGAGCTACAAGGTAGCAAATCCAACAAAAATGACGAAAGTCGGGGAGGCAAACTGCGGTGGTGTGCGCCCGAATATGTCGAGGACTCTGCCGATGAAGCAAATAAGCAAAGTAGCCTCATAGATGACTTTGTGCGTGAGGGTGGCGAGCTGTGCTACAAGCACTCGCCCGATACAAGCGCATTTTTGCGCTTGCTAAATGTGTTTATGCGACTTCTTCCAGAGAATCAAATCTAG
- a CDS encoding GT-D fold domain-containing glycosyltransferase — MLYKFVRNFLWNIRDSFRFSIRDIRKDIQGLNRLKRLEVDLLIEQILYQIPSSGVKRPNIKTSEDTIQELLNSNKSLARFGDAEIAIIDGEGMFYQKYDKKLAMRMQEIIANEQENLCVGINNIFAPFQNVIGLLRDTNHMEKNCYMYSVPKSRRAYDKYINYSMQYYSTEYFSKQHCGRDFEIWRHYFKGKKLVLVGCKEAADNLKFNVYDTALELHYEFVPNRDCFSVYDETLSRLKCYDKSFIHILMCGATACVLASDLCKEGFKALDLGHLAKHYDWYKRGIDVAATAENTKKFHSIDEKE, encoded by the coding sequence TTGCTTTACAAATTCGTGCGTAATTTTTTGTGGAACATAAGGGATAGTTTTCGTTTTTCGATAAGGGATATTCGTAAAGACATACAAGGGTTGAACCGATTAAAACGATTAGAAGTTGATTTACTTATTGAGCAAATTTTATATCAAATTCCATCAAGTGGTGTCAAACGCCCAAATATCAAGACTAGTGAGGACACGATACAAGAGTTATTGAATTCAAATAAAAGCCTTGCACGATTTGGGGACGCGGAGATAGCCATTATTGACGGAGAGGGTATGTTTTATCAAAAATATGACAAAAAGTTAGCAATGAGAATGCAAGAAATTATAGCCAATGAACAAGAAAATTTGTGTGTTGGGATAAACAATATATTTGCCCCATTCCAGAATGTAATTGGATTATTGAGAGATACGAATCATATGGAAAAAAATTGTTATATGTACAGTGTGCCAAAGTCTCGGAGAGCTTATGATAAATATATAAACTATTCTATGCAATATTATTCAACAGAATATTTTTCAAAGCAACATTGTGGGCGTGATTTTGAAATATGGAGACATTATTTTAAGGGCAAAAAACTCGTCCTTGTTGGTTGTAAAGAAGCTGCTGATAATCTTAAATTTAATGTTTATGATACTGCACTAGAATTGCACTATGAATTTGTGCCGAACAGAGATTGTTTTAGTGTATATGATGAAACATTATCAAGGTTAAAATGTTACGACAAGAGTTTTATACATATCTTAATGTGTGGTGCAACAGCTTGTGTTTTAGCTTCTGATTTATGTAAAGAAGGATTTAAGGCACTTGATTTAGGTCATCTTGCAAAACATTATGATTGGTATAAGCGAGGCATAGATGTAGCAGCAACTGCAGAAAATACAAAAAAATTCCATAGTATTGATGAAAAAGAATAG